TCCGCGAATACCATGCCAACATCGCACAGCAGAGCCCCGAGCCCCACATCCACGACACGCTTGGGAAGCCCCGCCTTCTCGGTCACGAACATCGCGAGGGCCGCAGCGTTGATCGGGTTCAGATACGGGCAATCCTCCACCCTGGCAACCGGAGTGATCTCCACAGTGCCCTGCCCCGCCGAAGCCAGCCCTTCCTCTATGCTGTGCACCAGGCCCAGGAGGTCGTCGAAAGGAAGCGAGGTCTTCTCCACGGCGCCGGCAGCACGCAGGTTCTCGTGGAGTGCCCTCAGTATCTCCCTGCCCTGAGTTATCACCGCCCGCGGCACCGATTCCACCACGCTCAAGTCGTCGACGCGCGGATCCTCTATGGCCACCTCGGCCACTCCGAATTCGGCGAGACGGGTTACGAGCACATCGGTGAGCGCCGTTCCCGCCTGTACCCGAATCACCCCTGCTTCGTTGTAGATATGCTCGGCGAGCCTCATCCCCGGCTTCGCATGCTCCACTCCGACCTTTCTCATTGCACTGCAGCTTCCTTCCAATTAGGAACACGTTTGTAGAAGAACGATGAAACAGCGGAAAGCCCGATATCTCGGGCGTTCAGGATCGTCTCGGTCCCGCCCACGAACAGCACACCGTTATCCTTGAGGCTTGCCTGGAATTTGCGGTACAGCTCCTGCTTCGCAGGCTCAGTGAAGTAGATCACGACGTTCCTGCATAGTATCAAGTCGAACCCTCGGTCGAACCTGTCGGCCAAGAGGTTGTGCATCTTGAACTGCACCTTCGACTTGATCTGCGATGAAAGCACGTAGTTGTCTCCGGACACTGTGAAGTACTTGGCCTGCCGGACAGACGAAACATTCCGAACATCAGCCGACCCATACACTCCAGCCACAGCCTTCGACATTATCCCGGTGTCCAGGTCTGTCGCAAGCAACCTGTGATAGCCTTTCGGCGCCACAGAGTCCAGTATCATCGCTACGGAGTAGATTTCTGCTCCATTTGAGCAACCCGCACTCCAAACAGATAGATTCGGCGATTGCTGCAAAAGCATGGGGATGATCTTCTGCTCAAGCTCCGCGAATTTCTCGGGGTTCCGGAAGAACTCCGATACATTGATGGTTATATAATCAGTGAACTTGTCGAGCTCGCGCTTGTCTCTCTCGATCAACTGTCCGTAGGCCGTGAATGACGACGCGCCTGCCCGGTCCATCAGCCCGGCGATTCTCCGCTGCATCTGCTGGGCCTTGTATAGGCCCAGGTCGATGCCTGTGAGGGCCACAACCTTCCTGCGGAACACCTCATAGTCCGCAGGATCCACTGCAATCTCTGCTGCAATACTCATCGGCAAATACCTCGCAGCTACAATGATAGAACAGCGTCTACTATCTCATCGGCGATCTTTGGAAGTGGGACTATCCGATCCGCGTCTCCTCTTTCAACTACCGATCTGGGCATTCCATATACAACACAGGTTGATTCGTGTTCGATTACGGTCTTGCCGCCGAGCCTCTTGACCCTTGCCGCGGCATCGGCGCCGTCGGAGCCCATACCGGTCATGATCACCCCGACCGTCTTGTTTCGGAACAGGTCAACAGCTGAGTTCATAGTCATGTCCACTGCCGGGCGCACTCCATGCATAGGAGGGCTGGAATCGAGGGCCACTGTTCCATCGGGCTTCACTAGCATGTGATATCCGCCCGGAGCGACTAAGGCCTCGCCTTCAGTTATGAGCTCCCCGCCCTGCGCCTCGGCAACCTTGATTCGAGATGTGTCGTTAAGCCGATCCGCCAGGGACTTCGTGAACCCGGCCGGCATGTGCTGGATTACAAGAACTCCCGCAGGCAAATTCGGCGGGAGGAAGGGCACTACCTGAGTGAGCGCCCTAGGCCCACCAGTGGATGTGCCTATCACCACCACGGCTCTGGCCTTAGCCCCTCGTGGCCTTGCCTCTTTGGCCGCAACCGTCGCCCCCGGACGCAGGGCAGTCGCCTCGCTCGTCGCTGTCGACTTCGGCCCGTTGGCAGACCCAGCCGGCCCAACCAGCCCAGCCCGTCCAGGGCCTCCCGATCCTCCCTGGGCCCCCACCGGCGTTCGCATCTCTCGCACTAGCGCCCGCACCCTGCTGCGAGACACGCCCGCCGCTGCCCTGACCTTCGCAAGCAGCTCATCCCGGACCTTTTCAATATCGAGAGATATTGCGCCCGATGGCTTGGGCACGAAGTCCACTGCACCGAGAGACAGGGACCGTATGGTGACCTCCGCGCCTGCCTGCGTCAGCGATGAGAGCATCACGACTGGAATTCCCAGTTCCCCCGCGAGCACTGGGAGAGCCGACAGCCCGTCCATGACAGGCATCTCCACGTCTAGAGTGATCACATCCGGGCGCACGGTCCTCGCCTTTGCGATGGCATCAGCCCCATCTCGCGCTGTTCCAGCCACCGAGATCTCTGGGTCGGAGGAAAGCATCTCCGATATGATCTTGCGCATAAAGGCGGAGTCATCCGCAACGAGCACAGATATCTGACCCATCAGCCAACCAGCTTCTTCACGGAGGACAGGACCTTATCAGGCTCGAACGGCTTGAGCACGAAGTCCTTCGCCCCCGATTTAATCGATTGAATCACCATGGCCTGCTGCCCCATGGCCGACACCATCACTATCTTGGCGCCAGGATCGGCTTCACGGATCTCCTTGAGTGCAGTGAGCCCGTCCATGACCGGCATGGTGATATCCATTAACACCACGTCTGGCTTATGCTCCCTGTATTTCTCCAATGCATCGAGTCCGTTCTCCGCCTCCAGCACATCGTACCCATTCTGGCTGAGCAGTTTTGCACACCTCATGCGCATGAAGGCAGCGTCATCAACAACCATCACAGTGGACACCAGCTCACACCCCCAAGTGATCCTAGAGCTCGCGTTCGGTCATCCCGGGCAGACGCACATACACCTTCCTTGCGCCCACATGGAACCGCATCGTCCGTCCGTTGCTTCCTCCGACATCGGCTGCTACAATTGGCACTCCCGCCTCCAGCAGCGCCGCCCTCACAGCCTCCGCGTTTCGGGCGCCGATGTCGAGCCCGGCGCCTTGCCCGGGCACATCGAACATCCTGGCGCCTCCGGCGATCTTCGCTTGAAGCCTGCCACGGGAACCGCCTCTACGAACCGTCTCCCCCACGAGCCTTCCTACGCCCAAGTCTGCGTACCTCGCTACCTCGTTCTCACCGGATCCCAGTGAGCTCGTTGGCAGCACCACATGGGCCATGCCGCCGATCCTGGTCTCCGGATCCTGAATGACGACCCCGACGCAGGACCCGAGGCCGTAGGCGACAAGCACCGAATCGAAGTCCGCGGTAACGTGCAGTCCGCCCATGCCAATCGACACGACTCCGTCTACGCCCGCATTTTCCTGAGAATCTCCGACAATCGGCTCCTGTGCCTGAACCTGCGCGAGCCTCTTGGTCGGCGCCGCTGCCATGGCCTGTCCGGCCCGGGCTAACTCTGCGGATGCGAGCTTGAGAAGGGCTATTACATTGTCGCTATTCTGCATTTCGCTCCTCCACGACTCTCCTCACGAGGCTCGGAACGTCCACAATAAGCGCCACACGACCGTCTCCGAGAATTGTGACGCCCGATACCCCGGAGATGCTGCCGATATACGAGCCGAGGCTCTTGATGACAATCTCCATTTCCCCGGCCAAGGAGTCAACTACCAGACCCACCTGTCCTTCATGTGATGAGGTTATGACAACGAAGATGCGCCTTGTCCGGTCTTCCGATGCCTCGCGCACTGAGAACACATCGGAAAGCCACACCAGCGGTATGATCTCGCCCCTGAGCAGGATCGCCTCACGCCCGCGAACACTCTGGATATCTCCTAGCTCAACTCTCCTGATCTCAACCACAGACGCAAGCGGCACCGCATACATCCTGTTGACCAGGGCCACCAGAAGCGCACGGATGATGGCCAAGGTCAGTGGAAGCTTCACTGTGAACGTGGCGCCCTTACCCGGCACGCTATCTATGCTTACGCTGCCGTTCAACCTCTCGATGTTCTTCCTGACGATGTCCATTCCCACGCCCCGGCCCGAAACCTCGTCCACAACCTCAGCAGTTGACAGGCCCGGTGCGAATATCAGGTTCATTGCGTCCTTTGTTGATAGCCGGGCCGCGGCTTCCTCGCTGATCTGGCCCTTCCTAACTGCGGACGCCTTAACCGCCTCTGTATCGATTCCTTGGCCATCGTCTGACACCTGGATCACTATGTAGTTCTCCTGGTGGAACGCTGAGAGCTTCACAGTGCCGCGCTGCGGTTTTCCGGCTGCAATACGCTCTGCCGGAGTCTCAATGCCGTGGCCGATGGCATTCCTTAGCAAGTGGATTATGGGATCGCCTATCTCCTCCGAGACAGAACGATCTAGCTCAGTATCTTCGCCTTCCACGATGAAGTCGACTTCCTTGCCATGCTTCTGGGCGAGATCCCGAACCATTCGCGGAAATCGTTTGAAAACGTTGTCGATTGGCAGCATCCTCGCCTTATTGATTGCCTCCTGAAGCTCCGTTGTGAGCCGCCCTATGTGAGTGGAGGTGCGGTTCAACTCTGATACGAGTTCGTCTCCTCCGTGCTTTTCTGCAAGCTTGCTTTCGAGCTGCGCAAGGTGGGTGCGATCTATCACCATCTCAGCCACGAGGTTGGAGAGCGTGTCGAGCCGCGCCACATCCACCCTCACCGTCGTGGATTTCGAAGCGGCGCCTGCTCCCAATGCCTTTCCCGTGCTCTGATGGGCAGTCGTGGCTTGTTTTTCCACCGGCGTTGCCGGGAAAGCAGCAGCTGCAGCCTCCGCTATCGTTGCGCCCATCTCAAGCTGCGACCCATTCGAGACGGTCACCGTCTCCACATCGCTGATGCTCTTTGCAGCCTCAACCAGCTCTGCGGTGGATTCCTCATGCCACTCCACCATCACTACGATGGCGCCCATGTCCACGCCGGCCTCAACGCGGTCCATAGCTGGATCAGTCCAGAGCACCCGCGCCAATGAGGACAGCCTGTCGACCACCTGGTATGCCCTGACCGAAGGCATCGGGCAGTTCGCAGTGAAGGAAACATCAAGCCGCGCAGCACCAGCCATGGCATCGGCCACACCTTCCGCCGCCTTCTCGCATTCTGCAGCAGTCGATGCGCACTTGGCGCCATCGGCTCCAGGTGTCATGCCCTCAGAATTGGCTGAGCGACCGCCCTCAGCGCACGCCACAAGATCCAGCAAGCGGCCGATCAGGCCAGATACATCAGCCCCACTATCCTGCCCTGAGGAGATCTCGCGGTTCAGTACTCTTAGGATATCGAGGCATTCGAACATCGTATCCATCATCATCGGGGTCACGGCCATCTGCGCCTTACGGACTCCGTCCAGTACGCTTTCCATGGCATGGGTCAGCTCCGCCATCTTCTCATGCCCCAGCGTCGCCGATGAGCCTTTCAGTGTGTGGGCAGCTCTGAATAGATCACCGATTACCGTCTCATCATGCCGACCCTGCTCTAACGCTAGGAGGCCATCTTCAAGCATCTGAAGTTGTTCATCTGCTTCAATTAGGAACACCTTAATGTCATCAGCCGTCATGCCCGGAAACTGAATCATTTGTCCGATGCCCCCTATAGAGCCTCAGCCACGGCCTCACCTATCGACTCCTGCTCACGCCTTGAGAGCACGAAGTCCAGATCCAAGAGGACCACCAGCTTCTCCCCGAGCTTCGCAATCCCTCGCAAGTACTTCGAGTCCACACTCGCAAGGACCCGCGACGGAGGTTCAACCACATCTGCGGAGATCCTGAGCACCTGCGACACTGCATCCACTATCATGCCGATGGATGTTTCACCCATCCGCACTACTACAATGCGCGTCGACTTGGTGTGCTCCACCCCGGGAAGGCCGAACCTCATCCGAAGGTCGATGACTGGTATGACCCACCCGCGCAGGTTGATCACCCCCACCACCGACTCAGGAGCGTGCGGAATCTGGGTGATCTCCTGCATTCTGTTGATGTCCTGCACCCTCGAAATGTCCACTCCATACGATTCCCCGCCAAGCTCGAACACTACCAGCTGCATCTCATCGCCGGATATCGCCTGATCCATTGCGCCATCCCCCCTACCTGAGATACTGGAGCAGTCCACTCTGAACTGATTTGCTTGCTGCTGCGAGTGCTGCGTGATACACGATCTCCTGCTCGGATAGGCGCATCACCGCTTCGGTGAAGTCGACCCCCTCTGTCTTGCTGAGGAGTTCCGTAAGGGAGACCTTGTCGCTATCCAGCCTGTTGATTACGAGCTCGAGCCGGTTTCCCTTTCCTCCCAATTCGGCCCGGAATCTCAGCACCTTGTCCATGGCCGCATCGACAGCCGACAGGTCGGAACCGGAAAGGCCCTGCACATTATCGTTCTTCAGGTGGTTCTCGACGGTAAGAAAAGTATCGAACAGGTTGACCCCGTTCACAAATACCTCGTCCCCGGTGAGATTC
The sequence above is a segment of the Clostridia bacterium genome. Coding sequences within it:
- a CDS encoding response regulator translates to MVSTVMVVDDAAFMRMRCAKLLSQNGYDVLEAENGLDALEKYREHKPDVVLMDITMPVMDGLTALKEIREADPGAKIVMVSAMGQQAMVIQSIKSGAKDFVLKPFEPDKVLSSVKKLVG
- a CDS encoding HD domain-containing phosphohydrolase, which translates into the protein MRKVGVEHAKPGMRLAEHIYNEAGVIRVQAGTALTDVLVTRLAEFGVAEVAIEDPRVDDLSVVESVPRAVITQGREILRALHENLRAAGAVEKTSLPFDDLLGLVHSIEEGLASAGQGTVEITPVARVEDCPYLNPINAAALAMFVTEKAGLPKRVVDVGLGALLCDVGMVFAEEQEKHPDYSLRVLRQDARFSAYSRAIVFQHHERHDGSGFPRGIAGNDIDPLARIVSVADTYCSIISEGNPMGERLSRQEAFDYVTSTAGFEFDRTTVMGVMQYVAPYPVGTMVKLNGGEKGVVTRVYKGLTTRPTVRVFYEADGSEALQMREIVLAAAENQTVLVTEVLRD
- a CDS encoding chemotaxis response regulator protein-glutamate methylesterase; the protein is MGQISVLVADDSAFMRKIISEMLSSDPEISVAGTARDGADAIAKARTVRPDVITLDVEMPVMDGLSALPVLAGELGIPVVMLSSLTQAGAEVTIRSLSLGAVDFVPKPSGAISLDIEKVRDELLAKVRAAAGVSRSRVRALVREMRTPVGAQGGSGGPGRAGLVGPAGSANGPKSTATSEATALRPGATVAAKEARPRGAKARAVVVIGTSTGGPRALTQVVPFLPPNLPAGVLVIQHMPAGFTKSLADRLNDTSRIKVAEAQGGELITEGEALVAPGGYHMLVKPDGTVALDSSPPMHGVRPAVDMTMNSAVDLFRNKTVGVIMTGMGSDGADAAARVKRLGGKTVIEHESTCVVYGMPRSVVERGDADRIVPLPKIADEIVDAVLSL
- a CDS encoding chemotaxis protein CheA, which produces MIQFPGMTADDIKVFLIEADEQLQMLEDGLLALEQGRHDETVIGDLFRAAHTLKGSSATLGHEKMAELTHAMESVLDGVRKAQMAVTPMMMDTMFECLDILRVLNREISSGQDSGADVSGLIGRLLDLVACAEGGRSANSEGMTPGADGAKCASTAAECEKAAEGVADAMAGAARLDVSFTANCPMPSVRAYQVVDRLSSLARVLWTDPAMDRVEAGVDMGAIVVMVEWHEESTAELVEAAKSISDVETVTVSNGSQLEMGATIAEAAAAAFPATPVEKQATTAHQSTGKALGAGAASKSTTVRVDVARLDTLSNLVAEMVIDRTHLAQLESKLAEKHGGDELVSELNRTSTHIGRLTTELQEAINKARMLPIDNVFKRFPRMVRDLAQKHGKEVDFIVEGEDTELDRSVSEEIGDPIIHLLRNAIGHGIETPAERIAAGKPQRGTVKLSAFHQENYIVIQVSDDGQGIDTEAVKASAVRKGQISEEAAARLSTKDAMNLIFAPGLSTAEVVDEVSGRGVGMDIVRKNIERLNGSVSIDSVPGKGATFTVKLPLTLAIIRALLVALVNRMYAVPLASVVEIRRVELGDIQSVRGREAILLRGEIIPLVWLSDVFSVREASEDRTRRIFVVITSSHEGQVGLVVDSLAGEMEIVIKSLGSYIGSISGVSGVTILGDGRVALIVDVPSLVRRVVEERNAE
- a CDS encoding chemotaxis protein CheD, whose amino-acid sequence is MQNSDNVIALLKLASAELARAGQAMAAAPTKRLAQVQAQEPIVGDSQENAGVDGVVSIGMGGLHVTADFDSVLVAYGLGSCVGVVIQDPETRIGGMAHVVLPTSSLGSGENEVARYADLGVGRLVGETVRRGGSRGRLQAKIAGGARMFDVPGQGAGLDIGARNAEAVRAALLEAGVPIVAADVGGSNGRTMRFHVGARKVYVRLPGMTEREL
- a CDS encoding chemotaxis protein CheW, translated to MDQAISGDEMQLVVFELGGESYGVDISRVQDINRMQEITQIPHAPESVVGVINLRGWVIPVIDLRMRFGLPGVEHTKSTRIVVVRMGETSIGMIVDAVSQVLRISADVVEPPSRVLASVDSKYLRGIAKLGEKLVVLLDLDFVLSRREQESIGEAVAEAL
- a CDS encoding protein-glutamate O-methyltransferase CheR; translation: MSIAAEIAVDPADYEVFRRKVVALTGIDLGLYKAQQMQRRIAGLMDRAGASSFTAYGQLIERDKRELDKFTDYITINVSEFFRNPEKFAELEQKIIPMLLQQSPNLSVWSAGCSNGAEIYSVAMILDSVAPKGYHRLLATDLDTGIMSKAVAGVYGSADVRNVSSVRQAKYFTVSGDNYVLSSQIKSKVQFKMHNLLADRFDRGFDLILCRNVVIYFTEPAKQELYRKFQASLKDNGVLFVGGTETILNARDIGLSAVSSFFYKRVPNWKEAAVQ